In one Halosimplex halophilum genomic region, the following are encoded:
- the leuS gene encoding leucine--tRNA ligase, whose protein sequence is MTRYNHARVQEYWQYVWDAEGVYEVADDAADPTYVLGMFPYTSGTLHMGHVRNYAITDAYARYRSLRGDEVLQPMGWDAFGLPAENAAYERGTDPESWTRSCIEQMREELETMGFGYDWSREVTTCDPEYYRWNQYLFKRFYEEDLVEYTGARVNWCPDCETVLADAQVERPDDAEAESSAVDHAHAAGVCWRCETPVERRELDQWFFTITDYAEELDAGLDDLDGWPDSVRDIQRNWIGRQEGAHVTFDVDGSSGEAADIGSVDVFTTRLDTVHGATFVALSPGHDLARAVAETNDEVAAYVEDVTSAGADAGGTSGVETGLTATHPITGEELPVYVAAYVLDDVGTGAVMGVPAHNERDHAFADAHDLPVEQAVEPVDGSGTDLPGAPYTDDGMLTNSGEYDGLASSAARERLLGEPGVESAVEYRLRDWLISRQRYWGTPIPMIHCEECGRVPVPDEDLPVELPPYVRTAGNPLEESEEWKSVACPECGGPAERETDTMDTFVDSSWYFLRFLSPDLDSAPFDTDRANDWLPVDVYVGGEEHAILHLLYIRFFTRALADLGLLDTREPVERLINQGTVLYDGEKMSSSKGNAIAPHEYGAETTRLFLLSAAHPAQDFEWTVKSVGDVYDFQQRLYAMVADRDDVATREASAPQDAYLEREIDRTITAVAEEYERFRFHRVVSEIQRFARLLRRYAEYGPVDEATYERGLGALTRFVAPMAPYLGEEMWNLLDTEGMVVEAEWPAVAEEIEDYELERRLVDRTLDDVRDITEVVDIDDPGTIEIVVAEDWKYRAYEHVRTADPGDAVVGSALDDDAVGEAGDRAAEYLGELADRAGALEPVLDAERELAVLEAAGWLFADEFGAEIEVRRATPDDDLAGKAEPAKPAIHID, encoded by the coding sequence ATGACTCGGTACAACCACGCGCGGGTGCAGGAGTACTGGCAGTACGTCTGGGACGCCGAAGGGGTCTACGAGGTGGCCGACGACGCGGCGGACCCGACGTACGTCCTCGGGATGTTCCCCTACACCTCCGGCACGCTCCACATGGGTCACGTCCGCAACTACGCGATCACCGACGCGTACGCCCGCTACCGCTCGCTGCGGGGCGACGAGGTGCTCCAGCCGATGGGGTGGGACGCCTTCGGCCTCCCCGCCGAGAACGCCGCCTACGAGCGGGGCACGGACCCCGAGTCGTGGACCCGCTCCTGCATCGAGCAGATGCGCGAGGAGCTGGAGACGATGGGCTTCGGCTACGACTGGTCGCGGGAGGTCACCACCTGCGACCCCGAGTACTACCGCTGGAACCAGTACCTGTTCAAACGGTTCTACGAGGAGGACCTCGTCGAGTACACCGGCGCCCGCGTCAACTGGTGTCCGGACTGCGAGACGGTCCTGGCCGACGCGCAGGTCGAACGGCCGGACGACGCCGAGGCCGAATCGAGCGCCGTCGACCACGCCCACGCGGCGGGGGTCTGCTGGCGCTGCGAGACGCCGGTCGAACGGCGCGAACTCGACCAGTGGTTCTTCACGATCACCGACTACGCCGAGGAACTCGACGCGGGCCTCGACGACCTCGACGGGTGGCCCGACAGCGTCCGCGATATCCAGCGTAACTGGATCGGCCGCCAGGAGGGCGCCCACGTCACCTTCGACGTGGACGGCAGCAGCGGTGAGGCCGCCGATATCGGCAGCGTCGACGTGTTCACCACTCGCCTCGACACGGTTCACGGCGCCACCTTCGTCGCGCTCTCGCCGGGCCACGACCTCGCGCGTGCGGTCGCGGAGACGAACGACGAGGTGGCCGCCTACGTCGAGGACGTGACCAGCGCGGGCGCCGACGCCGGCGGCACCTCCGGCGTCGAGACGGGTCTGACCGCCACGCACCCGATAACGGGCGAGGAACTGCCGGTCTACGTCGCGGCGTACGTCCTCGACGACGTGGGGACCGGCGCCGTGATGGGCGTCCCGGCGCACAACGAGCGCGACCACGCCTTCGCCGACGCCCACGACCTCCCGGTCGAGCAGGCGGTCGAACCCGTCGACGGCAGCGGGACGGACCTGCCCGGCGCCCCCTACACCGACGACGGGATGCTTACGAACAGCGGCGAGTACGACGGGCTGGCCAGTTCAGCCGCCCGCGAGCGACTGCTCGGCGAACCGGGCGTCGAGTCGGCCGTCGAGTACCGCCTCCGGGACTGGCTCATCTCCCGGCAGCGCTACTGGGGGACGCCGATCCCGATGATCCACTGCGAGGAGTGCGGCCGCGTCCCCGTCCCCGACGAGGACCTGCCCGTCGAACTCCCGCCGTACGTCCGTACCGCGGGCAACCCCCTGGAGGAGAGCGAGGAGTGGAAGTCCGTGGCGTGTCCGGAGTGTGGCGGCCCCGCCGAGCGCGAGACGGACACGATGGACACGTTCGTCGACTCCTCGTGGTACTTCCTGCGCTTCCTCTCGCCGGACCTGGACTCGGCGCCGTTCGACACCGACCGCGCGAACGACTGGCTCCCCGTCGACGTGTACGTCGGCGGCGAGGAACACGCCATCCTGCACCTGCTCTACATCCGATTTTTCACCCGCGCCCTCGCGGACCTGGGCCTGCTCGACACGCGCGAGCCGGTCGAGCGGCTGATCAACCAGGGCACGGTGCTGTACGACGGCGAGAAGATGTCCTCCTCGAAGGGCAACGCCATCGCACCGCACGAGTACGGCGCCGAGACGACTCGACTCTTTCTCCTCTCGGCCGCCCACCCCGCACAGGACTTCGAGTGGACGGTCAAGTCCGTCGGCGACGTGTACGACTTCCAGCAGCGCCTCTACGCGATGGTCGCCGACCGGGACGACGTGGCGACCCGCGAGGCGTCGGCGCCCCAGGACGCCTACCTCGAACGCGAGATCGACCGGACGATCACGGCCGTCGCCGAGGAGTACGAGCGGTTCCGCTTCCACCGCGTCGTCAGCGAGATCCAGCGGTTCGCCCGCCTGCTCCGCCGCTACGCCGAGTACGGGCCCGTCGACGAGGCGACCTACGAGCGGGGGCTGGGCGCGCTGACGCGGTTCGTCGCGCCGATGGCGCCGTACCTCGGCGAGGAGATGTGGAACCTGCTCGACACCGAGGGGATGGTCGTCGAGGCCGAGTGGCCCGCGGTGGCCGAGGAGATCGAGGACTACGAACTAGAGCGACGGCTGGTCGACCGGACGCTGGACGACGTGCGTGACATCACCGAGGTCGTCGACATCGACGACCCGGGGACCATCGAGATCGTCGTCGCCGAGGACTGGAAGTACCGCGCCTACGAGCACGTCCGGACGGCCGACCCGGGCGACGCGGTCGTCGGGTCGGCGCTGGACGACGACGCCGTCGGCGAGGCCGGCGACCGCGCCGCCGAGTACCTGGGCGAACTCGCGGACCGTGCGGGCGCGCTCGAACCGGTGCTGGACGCCGAGCGCGAACTCGCCGTGCTGGAGGCGGCCGGCTGGCTGTTCGCCGACGAGTTCGGCGCGGAGATCGAGGTGCGCCGCGCGACCCCCGACGACGACCTCGCCGGGAAGGCCGAACCCGCCAAACCCGCGATCCACATCGACTGA
- a CDS encoding FAD-dependent oxidoreductase, whose protein sequence is MAIDTAVLVVGGGATGAGVARDLSLRGCDVTLVDRGGLADGTTGRSHGLLHSGARYAEADETGAEECIAENRVLRDIAGAAVADTGGLFVQLAEDDPEYFDAKRDACEAVGIPVEVVDGDEARAAVPDLAESVERAMRVPDAVVSPSRLVAANARDAADRGASIHYDSPVEGIRVDGGEVTGVAVGGALGETVRPEVVVNATGAWAGELAAMAGATVEMRPTRGLMVSVDYSTLGTVLNRCREPGDGDIVVPHEREAVLGTTSVAVDDPDDYERADWERERVREECAAMCPPLSDAAHVREWWGVRPLYEPDEADRGGRGISRGFFLLDGADEGVGNLLSVVGGKLTTYRLMAEATADAVCERLGVDEPCRTAEETLPGADDPDALDGFVADLGGPGPSDSDVAGR, encoded by the coding sequence ATGGCGATAGACACGGCGGTCCTCGTGGTCGGCGGCGGGGCGACCGGCGCGGGCGTCGCGCGCGACCTCTCGCTGCGCGGGTGCGACGTGACGCTCGTCGACCGCGGCGGTCTCGCGGACGGGACGACCGGTCGCTCGCACGGCCTGCTCCACAGCGGCGCGCGCTACGCCGAGGCCGACGAGACCGGCGCCGAGGAGTGCATCGCGGAGAACCGCGTCCTCCGGGACATCGCCGGTGCGGCCGTCGCCGACACCGGCGGGCTGTTCGTCCAGCTCGCCGAGGACGACCCCGAGTACTTCGACGCCAAGCGCGACGCCTGCGAGGCGGTCGGGATCCCCGTCGAGGTGGTCGACGGCGACGAGGCGCGGGCGGCCGTCCCCGACCTCGCGGAGAGCGTCGAGCGGGCGATGCGCGTCCCCGACGCCGTCGTCTCGCCGTCGCGGCTCGTGGCCGCCAACGCCCGCGACGCGGCCGACCGCGGCGCCTCGATCCACTACGACTCGCCCGTCGAGGGGATCCGGGTCGACGGCGGCGAGGTAACCGGCGTCGCAGTCGGCGGCGCGCTCGGCGAGACGGTCCGCCCGGAGGTGGTCGTCAACGCGACGGGCGCGTGGGCCGGCGAACTCGCGGCGATGGCGGGCGCGACCGTCGAGATGCGGCCGACCCGCGGGCTCATGGTGTCGGTCGACTACTCGACGCTCGGGACGGTCCTCAACCGGTGTCGCGAGCCGGGCGACGGCGACATCGTCGTCCCCCACGAGCGCGAGGCGGTGCTCGGGACGACGAGCGTCGCGGTCGACGACCCCGACGACTACGAGCGGGCCGACTGGGAGCGCGAGCGCGTCCGCGAGGAGTGCGCAGCGATGTGCCCGCCGCTTTCCGACGCCGCCCACGTCCGCGAGTGGTGGGGCGTGCGCCCGCTGTACGAGCCCGACGAGGCCGACCGCGGCGGCCGGGGCATCTCGCGGGGGTTCTTCCTGCTCGACGGCGCCGACGAGGGCGTCGGGAACCTCCTGTCGGTCGTCGGCGGGAAGCTGACCACCTACCGGCTGATGGCCGAGGCGACGGCCGACGCGGTCTGCGAGCGGCTCGGCGTCGACGAGCCCTGCCGCACCGCCGAGGAGACCCTGCCCGGCGCGGACGACCCCGACGCGCTCGACGGGTTCGTCGCCGACCTCGGCGGTCCGGGTCCCTCGGACAGCGACGTGGCTGGCCGGTAG
- a CDS encoding NAD(P)/FAD-dependent oxidoreductase: MTRIGVVGAGAAAAAATYVLDGTVPSAEVTVLEKSRGVCGRAATRRRGDVTYDYGANYVKSDDDRVVELLTETLDSEGLVDVTEPIYTFDADGQVSEGRDADEHKWSYRQGLTQIAKRLLGETDATVHNSTRAETLVRDGEQWRVVDTDGDEWGPFDALLLNPPAPQSAELLRDAEWDSETRRDLAEAAEAVPYRTIWTAVLGYEFELDRPYYALVNPGRDHEIGWIAREECKDGHVPDGESVLVVQANPEWSVERYADDPAENVADLAELTADVLDDEQLTDPAWTDHQGWRYALPDEGVRRGAVDDAADADLYALGDWVGGEARLHAALRNGLDTGERVAYSL; encoded by the coding sequence ATGACACGGATAGGAGTCGTCGGCGCGGGCGCGGCGGCCGCGGCCGCGACGTACGTGCTCGACGGGACGGTCCCGTCGGCCGAGGTGACGGTCCTGGAGAAGTCCCGCGGCGTCTGCGGCCGGGCGGCCACCCGCCGCCGCGGCGACGTGACCTACGACTACGGCGCCAACTACGTCAAGAGCGACGACGACCGCGTCGTCGAACTCCTGACCGAGACGCTCGACTCGGAGGGGCTCGTCGACGTGACCGAACCGATCTACACCTTCGACGCCGACGGGCAGGTCTCGGAGGGCCGCGACGCCGACGAGCACAAGTGGAGCTACCGCCAGGGGCTCACGCAGATCGCCAAACGCCTGCTGGGCGAAACCGACGCGACGGTGCACAACTCGACGCGGGCGGAGACGCTGGTCCGCGACGGCGAGCAGTGGCGCGTCGTCGACACCGACGGCGACGAGTGGGGGCCGTTCGACGCCCTGCTCCTCAACCCGCCGGCCCCGCAGAGCGCCGAGTTGCTGCGGGACGCCGAGTGGGACAGCGAGACGCGACGGGACCTCGCCGAGGCTGCCGAGGCGGTCCCCTACCGCACCATCTGGACGGCGGTCCTGGGCTACGAGTTCGAACTCGACCGACCGTACTACGCGCTGGTCAACCCCGGTCGGGACCACGAGATCGGCTGGATCGCCCGCGAGGAGTGCAAGGACGGGCACGTCCCCGACGGGGAGTCGGTGCTGGTGGTGCAGGCGAACCCCGAGTGGTCGGTCGAGCGCTACGCCGACGACCCCGCGGAGAACGTGGCCGACCTCGCGGAACTGACCGCGGACGTGCTGGACGACGAGCAGTTGACCGACCCGGCGTGGACCGACCACCAGGGGTGGCGCTACGCGCTCCCCGACGAGGGCGTACGACGGGGCGCGGTCGACGACGCCGCGGACGCGGACCTGTACGCGCTCGGCGACTGGGTGGGCGGCGAGGCGCGCCTGCACGCCGCGCTCCGGAACGGGCTCGACACCGGCGAACGGGTCGCGTACTCGCTGTGA
- a CDS encoding CapA family protein, whose protein sequence is MTSSRRAVLAGSAASVTALAGLGGAVRRRSRRSPTATVRGDADAWFGFVGDAMLGRSVDERWAGSESAGSTRDPAGVWGTTLPALRGLDGLVVNLECALSTRGERTPNRGYYFRADPAWAVPALEAAGTSFASLANNHLLDFGPTALADTVDHLADAGIAATGAGRDRAAAFEPAVASAGDLDVGVVALTDQSRSYRADSDSAGTAWLRLDPERPETRERVGAMLESVYRRDPDLVVASLHWGPNWEVRPSATQRRFARWLVDRGVDVVHGHSAHVLQGIEVYQGRPILYDLGDYVDDYVVKEGLHNDRSARVELAVEDGRLDRLRVAPVEIVDERVRRASGDVAAWVRERVRTLSAEFGTTVKREGRGLSVPLVEN, encoded by the coding sequence GTGACCTCGTCCCGGCGGGCCGTCCTCGCGGGGTCGGCCGCCTCCGTGACCGCGCTGGCGGGACTCGGCGGGGCCGTCAGACGGCGGAGTCGACGGTCGCCGACCGCGACGGTCCGCGGGGACGCCGACGCCTGGTTCGGGTTCGTCGGCGACGCGATGCTCGGCCGGAGCGTCGACGAGCGCTGGGCCGGTAGCGAATCAGCGGGGTCGACCCGCGACCCCGCCGGCGTGTGGGGCACGACGCTCCCGGCGCTCCGGGGGCTGGACGGCCTCGTCGTGAACCTCGAATGCGCGCTCTCGACTCGCGGGGAGCGGACGCCGAACCGGGGGTACTACTTCCGGGCCGACCCGGCGTGGGCGGTCCCGGCGCTGGAGGCCGCCGGGACCTCGTTCGCGTCGCTTGCGAACAACCACCTGCTCGACTTCGGGCCGACGGCGCTGGCCGACACCGTCGACCACCTCGCCGACGCCGGGATCGCGGCGACGGGGGCCGGCCGCGACCGCGCGGCGGCGTTCGAGCCGGCAGTCGCCTCCGCGGGCGACCTGGACGTTGGCGTGGTCGCGCTGACCGACCAGTCCCGGTCCTACCGCGCCGACTCCGACAGCGCGGGGACGGCGTGGCTACGACTCGACCCCGAACGACCGGAGACGCGCGAGCGGGTCGGGGCGATGCTGGAGAGCGTCTACCGCCGCGACCCGGACCTCGTCGTCGCGTCGCTGCACTGGGGACCCAACTGGGAGGTCCGGCCATCGGCGACCCAGCGGCGGTTCGCCCGCTGGCTCGTCGACCGCGGCGTCGACGTGGTCCACGGCCACAGCGCCCACGTCCTCCAGGGGATCGAGGTCTACCAGGGCCGCCCGATCCTCTACGATCTGGGCGACTACGTGGACGACTACGTCGTGAAGGAGGGTCTCCACAACGACCGGAGCGCCCGCGTCGAACTCGCCGTCGAGGACGGTCGGCTGGACCGCCTGCGCGTCGCACCCGTCGAGATCGTCGACGAGCGGGTCCGCCGAGCGAGCGGCGACGTGGCGGCGTGGGTCCGCGAGCGCGTCCGGACGCTCTCGGCCGAGTTCGGGACGACGGTCAAGCGCGAGGGACGGGGACTGTCGGTCCCGCTGGTCGAGAACTGA
- a CDS encoding phytoene/squalene synthase family protein codes for MSRNQTEQMFQDDLDYCYDAVQDVSRTFALTVAELDEPMSRDICVGYLLCRIADTIEDAGHIPPAEQRTLLDLYNRVLDPDDDATVAEFRAAVDEWIPESPNDDWEVVAQSPRVFRAFEGLDDDSQAAIRPPVRELVSGMAMFVERYAEQGGLRLQTFGELEEYCWYAAGTVGTLVTGLLSRNVDDSVSETLHNNARSFAMLLQLVNVSKDVATDFEEENNVYIPQELLEDQQLDTEDIRQEDGEEFVPVIRRVVDRAEGYLDGAQTWLEAMPEIRGNTLSAWAIPFLLAVGTLRELEERPEDVIEEGDVKVSRSEVTTLFAMFSGDENPSVDELRSKIRQQPLDEY; via the coding sequence ATGTCACGGAACCAGACCGAACAGATGTTTCAGGACGACCTCGACTACTGTTACGACGCCGTCCAGGACGTGTCGCGGACGTTCGCGCTGACGGTCGCGGAGCTCGACGAGCCGATGTCGCGCGACATCTGTGTCGGCTACCTCCTCTGTCGGATCGCGGACACCATCGAGGACGCGGGGCACATCCCGCCGGCCGAACAGCGGACTCTGCTGGACCTCTACAACCGGGTGCTCGACCCCGACGACGACGCCACCGTCGCGGAGTTCAGGGCCGCGGTCGACGAGTGGATCCCCGAGAGCCCGAACGACGACTGGGAGGTCGTCGCCCAGTCGCCGCGGGTGTTCCGCGCGTTCGAGGGCCTCGACGACGACTCGCAGGCCGCCATCCGGCCGCCGGTGCGCGAACTCGTCAGCGGCATGGCGATGTTCGTCGAGCGCTACGCCGAACAGGGCGGGCTCCGGCTGCAGACGTTCGGCGAACTGGAGGAGTACTGCTGGTACGCCGCCGGGACCGTCGGGACGCTCGTGACGGGGCTGCTCTCGCGCAACGTCGACGACTCCGTCAGCGAGACGCTGCACAACAACGCCCGCTCGTTCGCCATGCTCCTCCAGCTGGTCAACGTCTCGAAGGACGTGGCCACCGACTTCGAGGAGGAGAACAACGTCTACATCCCCCAGGAGCTGCTCGAGGACCAGCAGCTCGACACCGAGGACATCCGTCAGGAGGACGGCGAGGAGTTCGTCCCCGTCATCCGCCGGGTCGTCGACCGCGCCGAGGGGTATCTCGACGGCGCCCAGACCTGGCTGGAGGCCATGCCGGAGATCCGCGGCAACACCCTCTCCGCGTGGGCGATCCCCTTCCTCCTGGCCGTCGGCACGCTGCGCGAACTCGAGGAGCGCCCCGAGGACGTGATCGAGGAGGGCGACGTGAAGGTCTCCCGCTCGGAGGTGACGACGCTGTTCGCGATGTTCTCCGGCGACGAGAACCCCTCGGTCGACGAACTGCGCTCGAAGATCCGCCAGCAACCGCTCGACGAGTACTGA
- a CDS encoding VOC family protein produces the protein MSEDSGPEITAEPPESPFHTTGTDHITLIGSNEADTIEFYRDLLGMPLVLRQPNLDDPDSTHLFFDTGDGRILTFFVKDDRESSSAPLRHQIGSVHHLSFSIDPERFADVKRALDEFGHGYNEFDRGIFHSLYTRDHNGLTIELATDKYDIPDDRRGEVLATVQRIRVADGAEYAEAEHLEQALEELGIDSDPVELPDAPTGAGVE, from the coding sequence ATGTCAGAGGACAGCGGACCCGAGATCACGGCCGAGCCCCCGGAGAGCCCGTTCCACACGACCGGCACCGACCACATCACGCTCATTGGCAGCAACGAGGCGGACACGATCGAGTTCTACCGCGACCTGCTCGGAATGCCGCTGGTGCTCCGCCAGCCCAACCTCGACGACCCCGACTCGACGCACCTGTTCTTCGACACGGGGGACGGCCGCATCCTCACGTTCTTCGTGAAAGACGACCGCGAGTCGTCGTCGGCGCCGCTGCGCCACCAGATCGGGTCGGTTCACCACCTCTCGTTCAGCATCGACCCCGAGCGCTTCGCCGACGTGAAGCGCGCCCTGGATGAGTTCGGCCACGGCTACAACGAGTTCGACCGGGGGATCTTCCACTCGCTGTACACCCGCGACCACAACGGGCTGACCATCGAACTGGCGACCGACAAGTACGACATCCCCGACGACCGCCGCGGCGAGGTGCTGGCGACCGTCCAGCGGATCCGCGTCGCCGACGGCGCCGAGTACGCCGAGGCCGAGCACCTCGAACAGGCGCTGGAGGAACTCGGCATCGACAGCGACCCCGTCGAACTCCCGGACGCGCCGACCGGCGCCGGCGTGGAGTGA
- a CDS encoding NAD(P)/FAD-dependent oxidoreductase, producing MSADADVAVAGGGPAGLQFAREVAARSEYSVVVLEANDALSDNDKSTGGTFHQVIDRYGIPDGVVMAENEDVVFEAPGASSTLAIPGYVLDFPAFLEFLGEDAEREGAEIRTGARVQQPIREGGRVVGVEYTRGGERRDLRADLVVDATGPRAVLAKQLGMFDPESVQHGVGKEYEVEGRYDLDSMLFRFDHDDAPGGYAWTFPAGENAFKAGVCRIDDFYETHAPADDGTIDDYVEDWIAADPRWEAESVRAVHAGDAVSNNSVNQRATDGLVAVGDAVSSINPLFGEGIRPGMESAEMAANVALAALDRGDTSRERLAVYEDRWNDEKGLDWRVQRIVCELLYDFTPGQQRRFVTSAGRLTDEQVDRLQRYELTLRDYLDLYPFDPSDLSKVRALARHV from the coding sequence ATGTCGGCAGACGCAGACGTGGCGGTCGCCGGGGGCGGCCCGGCCGGCCTCCAGTTCGCCCGCGAAGTCGCCGCCCGCTCCGAGTACTCGGTCGTCGTCCTCGAAGCCAACGACGCCCTCTCGGACAACGACAAGTCGACGGGGGGCACCTTCCACCAGGTGATCGACCGCTACGGGATCCCCGACGGCGTTGTGATGGCCGAGAACGAGGACGTTGTCTTCGAGGCGCCCGGGGCGAGTTCGACGCTGGCGATTCCGGGGTACGTCCTCGACTTCCCCGCGTTCCTGGAGTTTCTCGGCGAGGACGCCGAGCGCGAGGGTGCGGAAATCCGCACCGGTGCCCGGGTCCAGCAACCGATCCGCGAGGGCGGACGGGTCGTCGGGGTCGAGTACACCCGCGGCGGCGAACGGCGCGACCTCCGGGCGGATCTCGTCGTCGACGCGACCGGCCCGCGGGCCGTCCTCGCGAAGCAACTCGGGATGTTCGACCCCGAGTCCGTCCAGCACGGCGTCGGCAAGGAGTACGAGGTCGAGGGCCGCTACGACCTGGACTCGATGCTATTCAGATTCGACCACGACGACGCGCCCGGCGGGTACGCCTGGACGTTCCCCGCCGGCGAGAACGCGTTCAAGGCGGGGGTCTGCCGGATCGACGACTTCTACGAGACGCACGCCCCGGCCGACGACGGGACTATCGACGACTACGTCGAGGACTGGATCGCCGCCGACCCGCGCTGGGAGGCCGAGTCCGTCCGGGCGGTCCACGCCGGCGACGCGGTCTCGAACAACTCCGTCAACCAGCGCGCGACCGACGGGCTGGTGGCCGTCGGCGACGCGGTGTCGAGCATCAACCCCCTGTTCGGCGAGGGGATCCGCCCGGGGATGGAGTCGGCGGAGATGGCGGCCAACGTCGCGCTCGCGGCCCTGGACCGCGGCGACACCTCCCGCGAGCGACTCGCCGTCTACGAGGACCGCTGGAACGACGAGAAGGGGCTCGACTGGCGGGTCCAGCGGATCGTCTGCGAGCTGCTCTACGACTTCACGCCCGGCCAGCAGCGGCGGTTCGTCACCAGCGCCGGCCGGCTGACGGACGAACAGGTCGACCGCCTCCAGCGCTACGAGCTGACCCTCCGGGACTACCTCGACCTGTACCCGTTCGACCCGAGCGACCTCTCGAAGGTGCGGGCGCTCGCGCGACACGTCTGA
- a CDS encoding phosphoesterase, with protein sequence MSLLGRAVDLYGYVFHPSTVIGLGVLLLIHYEWAGQSADRSLLWKRWGAFVGAGVLGFVPTLAFFALQRGTLSKAFSGSSWQLDMMVASGVVLGAAITWGVWRRYDWGRLVPGGMAALIAVVPPYAALSPFWDISGHVIFALAPTLYLALLDRKFLPLLAIPVVMVPTRVLVNAHSALESVAGFVVAAAIVVAVYLWRSPGSEREATAATAP encoded by the coding sequence ATGTCGCTGCTCGGTCGAGCGGTCGACCTGTACGGGTACGTCTTCCACCCGAGCACCGTCATCGGGCTCGGCGTCCTGCTGCTGATTCACTACGAGTGGGCCGGCCAGTCGGCCGACCGCTCCCTCCTCTGGAAGCGGTGGGGAGCCTTCGTCGGCGCCGGCGTGCTGGGGTTCGTCCCGACCCTCGCCTTCTTCGCCCTCCAGCGGGGCACGCTCTCGAAAGCGTTCTCGGGCAGTAGCTGGCAGCTGGACATGATGGTCGCCTCGGGCGTGGTCCTCGGGGCGGCGATCACCTGGGGCGTGTGGCGCCGCTACGACTGGGGGCGACTGGTGCCCGGCGGGATGGCGGCGCTGATCGCGGTCGTGCCGCCCTACGCCGCGCTCTCGCCGTTCTGGGACATCTCCGGTCACGTCATCTTCGCGCTCGCGCCGACGCTGTACCTCGCGCTGCTCGACCGGAAGTTCCTCCCGCTGCTCGCGATCCCCGTCGTCATGGTCCCGACCCGGGTGCTCGTCAACGCCCACAGCGCGCTGGAGTCGGTCGCCGGGTTCGTCGTCGCCGCGGCCATCGTCGTCGCCGTCTACCTCTGGCGGTCCCCGGGGAGCGAGCGCGAGGCGACGGCGGCGACGGCGCCCTGA
- a CDS encoding translation initiation factor eIF-1A → MSESDNSGRRNLRMPSDDELFAVVTQHNGGNHVRVQCEDGVDRMGRIPGRMKYRTWISEGDVVLVEPWDWQDEKANIEWRYSEQDADQLRDEGHID, encoded by the coding sequence GTGAGCGAGAGCGACAACAGCGGGCGTCGGAACCTCCGGATGCCCTCGGACGACGAACTGTTCGCGGTAGTCACACAGCACAACGGCGGCAACCACGTGCGCGTCCAGTGCGAGGACGGCGTCGACCGCATGGGCCGGATCCCCGGCCGGATGAAGTACCGAACCTGGATCAGCGAGGGCGACGTGGTCCTCGTCGAGCCGTGGGACTGGCAGGACGAGAAGGCCAACATCGAGTGGCGCTACTCCGAGCAGGACGCCGACCAGCTGCGCGACGAAGGCCACATCGACTGA
- a CDS encoding phosphatase PAP2 family protein translates to MPDGIVIQALDEAVRAAVPPWLVPFFLGVTRLGNVGVFLVAFALDHWFVDRERGAHAIGVVVAGMAVLTALKYAFAAPRPPASVNLIPTGGHSFPSGHAMGATVAYGTLAVDLDAGSDRLRYGAAAVLVGLVALSRVVLGVHFVRDVFAGVAFGVAFLLVAFALTGRDPRRGFLLAAGASVVALLVSEFSYDAVGLLGLALGAAAVWEVVEHGGTVERPLWRLALVGGVLPLLAGLGYVAVVVEPSPAVVFACAVALGAGLIGPPAVVSAVRGESRPGPSSLRS, encoded by the coding sequence GTGCCCGACGGAATCGTCATCCAGGCGCTCGACGAGGCGGTCCGCGCGGCCGTGCCGCCGTGGCTGGTGCCGTTCTTCCTCGGGGTCACCAGGCTCGGCAACGTCGGCGTCTTCCTGGTCGCGTTCGCCCTGGACCACTGGTTCGTCGACCGCGAGCGCGGCGCCCACGCGATCGGGGTCGTCGTCGCCGGGATGGCGGTCCTGACCGCGCTGAAGTACGCCTTCGCCGCGCCGCGGCCGCCGGCGTCGGTCAACCTGATCCCGACCGGCGGCCACAGCTTCCCGAGCGGCCACGCGATGGGCGCGACCGTCGCCTACGGCACGCTCGCCGTCGACCTCGACGCCGGGTCGGACCGCCTCCGCTACGGCGCGGCGGCCGTCCTCGTCGGCCTCGTGGCGCTCTCGAGGGTGGTCCTCGGCGTCCACTTCGTCAGGGACGTGTTCGCCGGAGTGGCCTTCGGCGTCGCCTTCCTCCTGGTCGCCTTCGCGCTGACCGGCCGTGACCCGCGCCGGGGGTTCCTGCTGGCCGCCGGTGCCTCCGTCGTCGCGCTCCTCGTCAGCGAGTTTAGCTACGACGCCGTGGGCCTGCTCGGGCTGGCGCTCGGCGCGGCGGCCGTCTGGGAGGTCGTCGAACACGGTGGGACCGTCGAGCGACCGCTGTGGCGCCTCGCGCTGGTCGGCGGCGTCCTCCCCCTGCTCGCCGGGTTGGGCTACGTCGCCGTCGTCGTCGAGCCGTCGCCGGCCGTCGTCTTCGCCTGCGCCGTCGCGCTCGGCGCGGGCCTGATCGGTCCGCCGGCCGTCGTCTCGGCCGTTCGTGGCGAATCACGTCCCGGACCGTCGTCGCTCCGCTCGTGA